DNA sequence from the Manihot esculenta cultivar AM560-2 chromosome 11, M.esculenta_v8, whole genome shotgun sequence genome:
tttttaataatattaaaataaaagggcagatttttaattaataaaatacgtAAATAACAAAGCTTCGCTTTTATTATtagcagaagaagaagacactaatataatatttatgtgaGGGAGGGAGTCAAAGGTGGTAAAAAAACCAACATGATCCCTAACCTTATTCTAAGCTAAAATTAAGATCCAAATACACTTGACATATGATTTCATAAACCTACGTCCTactgtaataataataatattaattgataAGTTGGAGGAGGTACTGCAGATCATGCAGCTAGGGGCTCCACTATTGCAATtgctgtttatttattttatttttatttttatttttctgactACCTTTCCTGATCAGCTAGCGTCTCCTTGCAGCTGTTTCCCTCTGAGCATTAAAGAACACAGCTGCCACAGGCAGGCCTAGCCCATTTTCTTCTGCAAATTTTCTTGTGTTAAACTTTTCTCTTGAGCTTGGTGTGCTCACTATTGCTTGCCTTCTTTGTTGCTTGAACAGCAGAAACACAAACCTATGAATCCCTATGTTTGGCCTCGGCATCTCGTAGCTCACCACTTCTCTTCCTGTTTTTATCATTTTCATTTTCAGACAATCTATACCCATTCATTAGCATTAAAAACAAGTAAAAGCTTGTTTCTTTTCTTACCAAATGTGGCATCTGTTGTTCCTGGGATGTCTGTCACTACCCTGTCAAATCAAGTTTGAATCCATGagtacattacattacatttttatatttatatctataTATGTATGTGTTTTGATGTTTCTTAGTTTCCCTATACTTGTACTTTGAGTTTTGTGAGAAACTGGAAATGATGAAATcacttatttttttctatttttgctATATTTGTACTACATTCTccttctttaattattttcttccaAAATCCAAAACTTTGAATTGTAAAAATGAAGGCTTTTCTATTGTATACTCTACCAATGCAAGTGCTCCCTCAGATACGGATCACTTGGACCAGGCACATCTGGGTCTGTCATGATCTgcaaattaataatattgatgAAAATGAGAATTCAAAGTTTAATAAATATCTGtatcaagaagaagaagaagagggagaTGTAATTACCAGAGTGAAGAAGGATCTCATATCACCTCCCTGGACCTCAACCTTAGGTTTCAGTTTTACAGCAGAAGGGAAAAGTTCATGGCCATTATATACCTGCTTGTTTGAGCAATAAGAGACTGTCATTTTCACACTTGGGCTGAAATAATCAATTACATCTCCAATTACTCTCCCAACCACCAGAGGATCTGAAGTTTTGGCCATGAGAGATTTCAAAAAGATcacagataaaaaataaaaataagagagagagagagagagagagagatggaatTCTTGGGGGCGCTTCTGGGAATTTTTGTTGTGGGGCAATGAGAGGAGGGAAGCAAGACCCCATATTTATACTGTTGGTTTGGCCATCCACCtacataattaattatgattagTCTTTTTGTTGTTTATAATAAGGTTTAGTGAAAAATTCCACCATCAGAATATTCTTTAATTTGCTGTGAACTTGTATGAGCATTCTCTGATGGGTATTATATATAttgtcttttaaaaaaatatatatatatctaattaatattattaatgtatATATAGTTAAGACTTAAACCTTTATAAGATTGTAAAACTCCCATGCAAATTAAATACAAGAATTTGACATTCATTAC
Encoded proteins:
- the LOC110627046 gene encoding CEN-like protein 4: MAKTSDPLVVGRVIGDVIDYFSPSVKMTVSYCSNKQVYNGHELFPSAVKLKPKVEVQGGDMRSFFTLIMTDPDVPGPSDPYLREHLHWVVTDIPGTTDATFGREVVSYEMPRPNIGIHRFVFLLFKQQRRQAIVSTPSSREKFNTRKFAEENGLGLPVAAVFFNAQRETAARRR